The DNA sequence CGGACGTTGTTTGCTTTTGGGAGGATAAATGGTTTCTGAATGTAACCATCGCTCGAACAATATAGGAGCGGTTTGATTGGATTTATTTGCGAGCTTTGATTTTCGGCGATTGTTTTTGCTATCGCAGATGCGAATGTAGAATGATTTAGTAAAGCCTTTTGTAGTCCTGAGGAATATTACTatcactaaaaatatattaattaattcggTTACCGTACACTTTGTACTGGTTACTGCATTAGGAAATCAACAGGCCATAAATTACAAAGGCCAAAGCCTTTGTAATTTATCTACGTGTTAGttccttttattttcttctttcagTTTTCTTTCGTCTCTTGTCTATTTGTTGATGATTGTGTCTTACAcggaagtaattaaaaaaacaaaaaaaaaaaaactattacgaAATTtctaactaattttattttgttattaatttcagAACCAAGATACGAAACAGCGTACGCGTGCGAGGGTAAAACGTTAAAGATCGGCTGCGCGGAAGGCTCCGTAATACACCTCATCAGAGCCAACTACGGCAGGTTCTCCATCACCATCTGCAACGACCATGGCAACACCGACTGGAGCGTTAACTGCATGTCCACAAGAAGCTTACGAGTGTTACATAGCAGGTTTGTATAACTTAATACAGCGAAATCAAAAGCACAACTGTAGGAACTTTCCACAATTTTAATgttcttataaattatttaaacgacAAGGAAATATTTCTCCGACGGCAACTCAATccctatttattttgtatctaaatatgtaacaatttACCTTCCCTAGTCCCTACCTTTTACATCAATAAATTGCAAAACTTTTCCTGCAGGCGCTCGATTTTTTTTGCTTCAATGAATGCTCACCCTTAGCGCACCCTAATGCAAGTCGTACACGTTTAAGTCTGATTTTGTTAGCAAATAGATATTGGAAAATATGTTTCCTttgaagtaaattataataatcaatatatataaatttaacatatgCTCTGTTTTCTTGCAGAAAGATTTGTTGGTATCGAATAAATgctctattttaataatattaaaaacacgaaagtttatatggatggatgttaaaGTATCTCCCTAACGGCCgtacggatcttgatgaaatttggcatagatgtagattatagtctacaagaacacatacgctactattttattttaatcccgcgcggacggagtcgcgggcaacagctagtaatctataaaaataaaattataaggcTACATCATTTAGTAACATAGCCTAATATCATCGTTTACTAATAAGATTCACTCAAACAATGAATAGCGCAATAGAACTGTTAGTCTACTGccgaaacaaaaacatattcttatctttgtctttttcaagGAGTGCGAGagggatagcaatatgtttttgtagatGTTTTTCGCCAGTGGCAACCCACGGTATACAATGCAGTACACAAAATACGCTATAGCACAGCAAACATACAATTACggcaaataacaaattaacgGCAACAAATTAAAACCGCATCGCTGAAATACGCTCGGATTTcagttgatattattttatctaatattgCGATTGCAATTTAGCTAAGCGgtaatatcttatatattctATCATTTATATCTGAAAATAGATCTGTTTACTTTTACACTAAAACTATACgctatttataatcaaaatattcaCTTACTAAACAAACGTCTTCGTCTTATTAGAGATACCAAATATAACACGATACGAAATGTAATCCACGAATGTTAACCATTAGGTTATTTTAACAGATTAAACATAAAGTCAGAAAGATTTTATTAGATCACAAAAgaacaaattttgtaaatctTGTAACGTTTTCGTGattcaataacatttattatatttttttatatgaaataataattgagataatataaaaagcgGTTATTGAACTTCCCTTGCTCGTTAACGTCAGAGGGCATTCTTGTACAAATAAAGCGAGAAATTATATCCCTGGGACCCTCCGCGCGCTCGGAAATAATTGATTTGTCCACTTTAcaaggaaaatattaaactgtGAAACTGAGGAAATAACGTTTATGCACTTTTATTCAGGAtcgaaatatttgtttattaaaattatttttagcatATTTTGCCTTTTCATCCGAGTTAtcattcgatttattttttgcgttatttttttaattaaaaaaaaacaaaaacacttaACAACTACGCATCTAAGTTCATTGTTATTAAACCAAGCTGAATTAATTGTGTATAAAGaatgttaaatatagtaataaccATCAAAAATATCCTGTCTTATGTTGCCGATATATCAAATCCCAAAACCATTAAGGTAGATTCATACCCATCGTTAATTAACGGCTCATACCACGTTACCTATACCTATCCCTTATCGTGTGAAAGTGTCCTTCAATTATAATCTGCCATCATTATCCCGGAGCCCGAGGGAATGCCGAAAATTgacgaaaattaaatattcgcaACACCCAAGTTTATCGCGTTAGGCCCGCGAGATTGCCAATAAAGTGGGACCCTCGCCCGGCCTAAGTGCGTGACCGTATTAGCGGCGCAAATCGTACGCTAAAGCGATTTAAGGAAATgtgttaaactaaaatatattattaaatgtatactggatttaaagatttaaagagaatatttaactgaaaatactGATTATTTTATACGTCTTAATTTTCTGGCTATAGTCTGTAGAAGatccaataaaatatgttatctatcttatatatataaaagaaagtcgtgttagttacactatttataactcaagaacggctaaatcgatttgactgaaaattggtgggcaggtagcttagaaccaggaaacggacataggataatttttacccctttttctattttttattccgcgcggacggagtcgcgggtaaaagctagttgattATAAGCCTTTCATAGAGATCAAGGTGGGATAAACGAAGAGACGAGTAAATAGGTTTAGAGAAAATAGTTAAACACTTTCAACTACAATTTTCCACTTTCCTCATGTATTTCATAACAGATCATTTTAACGGGcacgtttcattttttttacgttacaaaGTACATAACTTGGACCATACACCTAACATCGACGTATAGAAATGAACTTGATTGCCGACATTTAACATGATGcgatttcaatttataacacATTTGTACGTACCTAAGGATAAGCTTTGTGAACATCACTTGTTCTTCTTTAAACatacgatttttttgtttattttattttctgaacACATAGACAACTCAATTTGATGATACTCTAGCACAGAAATAGTACGACGTATcaaattacagtaaaaacaATACCAATAGTACTACTTCTTCGCTCGTCCTATAAAACTGATCTATGTATGTCATAACAGGCTACAAATATCGACTATTACAACGTAATGAAATAATCTAAAAGATTTAATGAATCTTTCCTATATacctttcaaacaaacaaaagagTTGCACTAAGCTTTGAATTCGTTAATTTGGAACACAAACTTCCAATTAAAGTTCGTAACAATTCGTTCATTAGAGCTACAGTTTCGGTTTGTAGCGGTCCATCGCTCGCTCAGTTCGTCCAATTAACCTCGATATCCTTACAGATGCAGCATGCACCAGAACTGCAGTATATTAGCAAGTACGAACATGTTCGGTGACCCGTGCCCTAACACACTCAAATACCTCGAAGCGCATTACCAATGTGTTCCCGGTAAGTTACCTTCACCCATTTTTAAAGTGATTTTTCCACTCCAATTTCGCATGAGAAAATTTAGGGTAACTCATGcgatgttatttcttttttataatagatggcgcttttagttttgtaaaatgtgttaatctttttttaatattattatactccTGAACCTCACGAATCTACAAAACATactgtctttattttttcaatgataaatgcgagaaattacattttttttttatgcaaaaGTTTGCGCAATTACCCTTCTTCGTAATATTATGCTATAGCGATTATGAATACACAGATATATCATTaatatcttattattattattcccaGCATCCACAACGAGTACAACAAACCGGCCATCCCCACCCTGGTTGATTACATCGCAGCCGACAGTCTGGAGGTCTACATTACCACCCATACCCAAGAGCCCTGTACAGACGCAGCAGACGGAGAGGAAAAAGCCCACCGTCATCACGCCGCCAACATTCAGACCTCATATCACACTACCGCCGGAGGTCAAACTTGGAGACATCGGAACAAAGGTACGTGGCATTTATATGTTTAGTAAACCTCCTGTCTAACTCAAAGTCGTTAAGTGGCCGCTAAGgcataaaattagtatgaaaaatatacactATGCATCTTAAATTCTGAGAGAAGCAGTGAATCTTGTAAAGATAGAAACGTCAAATTTCCGACATAGCTTCCATTACactgtttcatattttaaagaaattttgtaGATATCGTGGTTAGAGTGAAGTGAAATCGTATTATTCCtatagttataattaattaaatctttctattaaaactaaaataaactaaaacaacataatatatattcagtacctttgtttttaaaacaaacttctAAAGTACACTTTCCTTTTAGAAAACAACGACACGCCAACCGGATACATCGTCGGAGAGAGAACCGCCGCAGATTCCGCATGAGAACATTCCAGAAGTTAAAGAAGAACCCAAAGTTATTGAACCTGATGTGCCCAAGAATGAGAAACCTAAAGAACGAGATGATGGCATACGTAagcatatatatacatatctaGAAGTAAACgactaattttgtaaatttaaaattgtagcatagtatatatcttttttaatttttactaaaacagTTCCTTAAATGTCACcgaaaatgtcaaatttttaGTCtagattactttaattaaaattttcggACAGTTATATCTAGCCCATTACAGCCCATACATTTGCCAAATTTACAATGACTCGGTATCCAATAAAAAGTTCGGGACTCGAAAAAACAAGACACAATGTTTCTTTGTCTGCAAATCTAATACATTTTCTTAGTCTgtccttaattatttttttagcgcCAGTAACAGAAGAGACAATGCAATGGCCATCGAAAGACGAAGACTCAGATTCGACTTCACCAGTTCATATGCCGCCTAAAGAAAACAGAACACCTGATATTGATGGAGATATATTCGACAACAAGATCTATTGTAAGTTGACCTACAAAATCAATAGTGAACAGTTTTTTCAAAACTGTGACTATGGTTCTCTTTGATTCTAACTACCTAACGTTAAAGAAGtgttaaacatatatataaagaagTAAGAgtgtatgtacatttttaatttaaattactatcaGAAAAAGAATCAACAATCGCTACCGAGCAAAAATTTAACTATCGAACTACCCTCTTAAAACTTTTCACTCTCAAGACGCTTCATTAGTCTTTTGCATCATTCTTTGAGCTTtgagaaacttttttttcaattattttctgtCTTCACTagtttatatttgtgtttcttattataaaactacagttgactatttatttcttaacaaaaatacgcgtttttttttctagctACAAGTTCAACACCTAATGCTGGCAGACGTGCAGCATACTGCCCGCAAGTGACAGCCCGCGGGCTGCATTGGAACTGGACTCTAGCAGGCCAGTACGCGGTCCAGCCCTGTCCTGGAGGTGCCACTGGACTTGCGAGATGGACGTGAGTATACGATGAGTTTGCACAGCCGaaatacatgtacaaaaatatctttcGTCAAATATCAATACAGTCTAACGCCACAGTAACGTGTTCGAATAAAGTAAAGTCTTTTCATTAACTTTAGCAGGTTTGTTCATACAAGACATAATTTCCAGATGCACACTAACATCTCAGCACGTTGTGGAGGAGAGACCGCGCCGCCGCGGCGCTGGTCTTCCCTCCGGAGAGAACTACCGCGACCTCGGTCTGGACCAGCCCAGTGACCGCCAGCTGCAGATCATACGCAGACTGGGCTCGGAAGCTTTACTCAAAGGTAATTTGTACCAAGATTTGATAGCTTTTTACACTTGAATTGATCTTAAACCTATTTTGCTTTTCCAGtgtattaactattatttttaactagctgtcatccGCGATTTCGTCTGcacggagttaaaaaaaacttaataagtagcctatgtgttcttccagactatattctacatctgtgccaaatatcatcgaaatccgttgagccgttctagagatacattctaaacatttaaacattcgcatttataatattagtaagataaatatattgttcaaATGTCACCCATTTAAAATTTCCGTACTCTACAATTATTATGATTTGGGATCGGCAATAGTCTAAGCCGCCTAACTAAGTAATggctattatttattttaatcgtgTAGGTCGTGACGGAGACACAGCTGAGCACATGATAGACTACCGCAACGCAGGCGCAGCTGACGTAACACACAATGTACAAGTCGACGGGGACTTTGTATACGGTTAGTGTTACCTGCATAGTTACCTTGTAAAATCTACATAACAACTTAAGTaacaatttttgaataaaGCCAATGACGATTTCGATGATGATAATGGTGAAGAGTACCGTAATGATGatgtattatatttgtgtATCAGGTGAGGGCATGCCGGCGTGGCATGGTGCCACTCCCGACCTCAGTGAGTGCCGCTCCGTGTGGCTCAACAGCCTGGAGGCGCGAGTACGAGAGGGAGAGTCCTTGCTCAGCATCAGCAATGATTTGGCACAGGTAACATATCTTTAAAAGTTATCgtaagaaaaaactaaaaacagcAGTAACTAAGAGCAGCAACTGGGCACAACTGCGTCTACTAATTTATTAAGCAATGTATACTCATCTTAATTTCTCAGGTGACGTCATCAAAGACACTGTACGGAGGCGACATGATGACAACCACCAGCATAATGAAGAAACTGGCTCAGAGAATGTCTCAGAACATGCAGACGTTCCCCGACCCTCGACAGAGAGAGACATTTGTTGCTGATATGCTGCTCGGAGTTATCAAAACTGGTAAGATCATTGTACCAATTGGCTACTGGCAAAGAgctcaaaaaatataaaatacaacaacaaCAGAACTAatgcccgtaacccagaggggtaggcagagattacgGTCCTCAATTTGGCGCGTGAtccataaaataatacaatattgtaaaatgacACTTCTTGACTAACAGTATGCATTTGACTCTATTGACGTTGTAACCttctaaaaaatcttaataccATTTGAATTATATCTGAGTAAAAACTTCGATAGCTACTTGTTGAGACGTTTGGTAACGGTGAAAGTGATAAATTATAGCGGATCTGAATTTTACTTGAATTTTAAACTTGGAGTCCCTCAGGGGTCTATATTGGGTCTCAATACATTACAATATCCCGTACTTTCTGTCAtgatatcttattaatattgtttatttctgtTCATAGGATCGAATCTTCTAGAAGAAAGCCAACGTGCATCCTGGTCGGATCTGAGCACAGATGCTCAGAACAGAGTGGCGAGCGCGTTGCTCACACAACTAGAGGAAAACGCATTCCTTCTAGCAGATGCTGTAACCAAAGAGAAGACTATACTGCAGATCGTTAAGAATATTTGTGAGTTAAATGGTTGTTTAATAGTAGCATTGGATAGTAAAATTGTCTTATATCTATACAACTCTATggataaaaatttatagaaaatactAGAACTAAGACCATTGTAACATTGTAATTCTCAATTTTCAGGTCTCTCAGTCAGGGTATTGGAAGTAAAAAGTGTTGAAGACGAAACATTTCCCTCGATCATTGCTCAGGAGCAGTGGAAAGCTTCCGAGGATACCATCACCATACCCAAGGCTGCTTTACTAGGTAAAGAAGTCTGTTTTAAgtcatcaaaattattttaaaaaaaaaagtgtaaattCCTATACCAATACATGTTAATTTTAGgctttatttctataaattaagcaaaatttttgcagttatatttaaagaaatagcaaacaaataactattgattaatttactaaaattacatAAGATTCCTGTTAATCCTTTCTTTAtttcatactagcttttacccacgactccgtccgcgcggaataaaaaatagaaaacggggtaaaaatatatcctatgtccgtttcctggttctaagctacctgcccaccaattttcagtcaaatcgattcagccgttcttgagttataaatagtgtaactaacacgactttcttttatatatatactagcttttacccgcgactccgtccgcgcggaataaaaaaaatgcacacaagataaaaaagttcctatgtccgtctcctagttctaagctacctccccatcaattttcagctaaatcagtttaaccgatcttgagttataaatagtgtaactaacaccactttcttttatatatatataaaaaaaaaaaaaaggggtaaaaattatcctatgtcctattcctggttctaagctacctgctcaccaattttcagtcaaatcgattcagccgttcttgagttataaatggtgtaactaacacaactttcttttatatatatagatataatagaTAAAACCAAGCCAGATAATTGCTGTAACATTGTATCCTGTAATTAATTCCAATTCTTACAGATAACCGACAGAACGACCTGGTCCGCATCGTGTTCTTCGCCTTCGACCGTCTGGAGGAGATCCTGCCTCCGACATTTGGCAAGAGTCCGCAGTTTGCTGCACATTCCGCAGACAGCGCCGCCTCCTCCACCAGCATCAACTCTGAACGGGAGAAGAACAACATCTCTAGAGTTTTGAACTCCAAGGTAATGGATTTACTGACGATTTCACCTTGACCTATGATCTTCAGCAGTTGTTCCAAATTCTACCTAACGCGACACACTTAATGGCCGTTTAGTGACTCTGAGTTACAGTTACACTCTAAAAAACAGCGTGAAATTACCAATATGTCTATGGGCGGTTGTAATCGTTCAGTTGCTTGTTTGATCATTAATTTCAACCGTCTATCGAACGATACTTCTTTTTACCAAATCTTATCAACGTAACGTAAGCCAACTATTTTTTAGATATTGTGTACGagataatttgtatatttcagGTGATATCAGCAAGTTTAGGTAATGGCCGCCACATACAGCTGTCCCAGATGGTACACCTCACTATGAAGCATTTGAAGATAGAGAACGTCACTAACCCAGTCTGCGTCTTCTGGGATTACACTCtacagtatgtttttttataacttttataaccctaattgtaaaataaaaaaaaaactataaccTATACTGTgacaacaaagaaaaataaaaggcAATTTAAGAGTACATAAGGTCaaaaattacctttttttagTGGCTGGTCTCCAGAAGGTTGTCAAGTGGAGTGGTCCAACTTGACGCACACAGGCTGCGCTTGCTCACATCTCACCAACTTTGCGATACTAATGGACGTGCACGGCGTCGCTCTCAGCCGCCACCACGAGATGGCGCTGAGACTGATCACGCTCGTAGGTTGCGGAATATCCGCTGTGGCGCTAGTGGCCGCTATCATAGTCTTCCAGTGCTGCCGGAATATGAAGGTGAGTTCAGTTACTTTAGGTATCTCTGATAGCTATTAAAGTGACAGAGGTATTTATAAACTACTgctaaaatctatatatataaaagaaagtcagtcagtcaatgttagttacaaagtcagtgttagttacactatttataactcaagatcggttgaactgatttagctgaaaattaatggggaggtagcttagaactaggagacgcacataggaactttttttatcttgtgtgcattttttttattccgcgcggacggagtcgcgggtataagctagttaaaaataattttctccGTTCTTCTTATTCActtcacaaaaaaattatattttaaaagtaaattacacGACAGTagattgtattaaataactgAGCTGTTATGTTGCTCTTACGAAgtgttctttaaaaaatattcctaaaAATACTGTTTCGTCTTCCTGTATATATATTCAGTGAGTATCTCTTGCAGTCGGACCGTGTGTTGATACACAAGCATCTCTGCTGGTGCCTGCTGATAGCGGAGGTGATCTTCATGGTGGGCATCGACCAGACGCAGGACAGGATCCTCTGCGGCATCATCGCTGGCTTATTGCACTATTTCTTCTTAGCTGCATTCGCTTGGATGTTCTTAGAAGGTATACGTTGATAAAATTATCACTTATTAACTAATGAAAATTTTGCCATTAATGTACATTAATCTTTAAGTGTCGTAATTATACAAACATAAACTTCTgtcctatttttattaagacacTGTGTGTGTgagttcaaattttaattaataagcaaAAAGGTTCTAATCAAGAACCTTTTTGCTTTTTATCAAGTTGCTTAAATATGACACTTGTCCCAGGATTCCACCTGTACGCGATGCTAGTGGAGGTGTTCGAGCCGGAGCGTCCCCGAGCGCGGTGGTACTGCGCCGGCGCATACCTGGCGCCCGCGCTGGTCGTGCTGGCCTCAGCGGCCGCGCGCCCCGCCGGGTACGGCACTCCGCACTCCTGCTGGCTCTCCACAGACCACCTTTTCATCATGAGCTTCGTTGGACCCGTCGCCTTGGTCGTTACGGTAAGTTACAAAGAAATAAGTGAAGAAACTGTGGATGTTGGAGCAAAAAACGCATTAAAAATGGTGGTCCTTCGAGTCCATACTTATTTTATGAGGTCAAaatgatatttgaaataaatatgagtTATATATCTATGTTTCAGGCTAATTGGATCTGTCTGGGTCTGGTTATTTACATGATGTGCCATCATACAAGTGTATCAATCAAAGCCAAAGAGAATTCGAAGctctataaaattaagtaagtagGCGCATTGTttctagtaatttttaaacttcattttttttttttttttttcattttgtactacagtcaaaaccgtttatggcgacatcgtttagaacaacataccggttaaattgaccaaaatcaaaggtcctggctgaatgttatatacatatctttcctattaataccggtcaccggttgttacaactatcggtttttacgactcaatatagtagtcccttcgatgtcgttataacagattttgactgtatatgtAATTGATGTCTTtcttctttttcatttaacaaaatagGGTTTATCGTAACtcttatttaacatttaagtttcataaaaatgtatgtatgttgcAGAGTGTGGTTGAACACATCAATAGTGCTGGCGGTGCTGCTGGGCCTGACCTGGACATTCGGGGTGCTGTACCTCAACGAGCAGACTGTGGCGATGGCCTACGCCTTCACCATCCTCAACTCATTCCAAGGACTCTTTATATTCGTGTTTCACTGCTTGTTGAATGAAATCGTAAGTATCCTTTATTACTCTTCATTTGTACATCTTGcgaacataatataaataataataagtaaaattgctATGACGTTCTTATGATGAAGgtaaacatcgtgatgcaacctgcacatatcgaACGTATTTCGGATgcggatttgaacccaggacctgcagattgcaagtcaaatgcttgacccctgagccaccgatgctctttacatattaaaaactcAAATTAGTGTACTtgttaatatcaatttaaaggtttattttaatccAGTTCCAGAAGGAATGTGCCCGACTCGGGCGGCGGCACCCCTGGCTGTCGTGTTGTGTGCAGTTCGCGGCACCTTCACAGCCGCAGCACTTGCCCGCCACCGGCTCCTCCTCCAACCACGTGGACACGCGACCTGGCTCCGTGAAGAGTCGCCGCTACCACCAGAGTACACCTGCTGATGAGGACGTCGTCGACCCACGAGATGTTACAGTAAGATCAACTAGTTCTTTATCTCTAACATTTAAGCTAGTATTAAGAATAAATCCAGTATactaatagtaataaatgGTCTTTGTTACTTGTGTTAAGAATAGtcttaacaacattttttcgATTGTTCTtggtatttgaattttttaatttgtcatttggtagttcataaaaatataactgaacgtcgttaaatgtaaaatgtggTTTTTTAAGCGCAAAAACTTCAAACTTGAAATATCGATAGGGCATTACCTAGTccaaatagcaaaaaataaaattgtatttttacaaaaaattatttcaaactataaattcgttattttaattttaagttttgaaagaaaaaatgtgTTAGGTTTAGAGGGTCTTGCATAATATACCGGTGGTGGGTAAACATCTTCCCAACATTTATCATGCTTATTAACTTGTATATCGCTTTTGAatcattcaatattatttagaaattattatgcAATTAGAGTTACTGAACCTATCAGCCATCAGGTTTAAATGATAGAGCTTTAATAAGACAATCTGCTCTTTGACTAACATCCgacatagttttaataaaaaggtttaacttatgttgtattatttaagCCCATTATTATGCCCAATTATTTAAGCCTAAGCTGATCCaggtgtttatttatttgaataagtcGAGTGATTGGACACAAAAATTGCGTTTGAACAGAGCTCAACAAACACTTCGGTAGCCGTATCGACAACCAACAACCTCGTCATCAACACCCTTAACGTTGTTGTCAACAACAAcaaccacaacaacaacaacgtCATTAACAACGCGGCGGTGGCCTCTCTCGCCGCCGCGGCAGCCGCTCACAACTATCATCCCCATAGAAATCGAAGAAATTCCCAAGAGAATCAAAGTTTCAGTCCTTCCTCCAACTTTGGTCCCACTCTCAATGCCACGGGGGCTAATTTCGCTCATAATATCCCCGAAAGAGAACCACCCGCCGCCATGACACACTTACGAGGTCCACTCAACCAGGGTAGCGGGAGATACCCACCAGGATACCGACAAAATGTCCAACAAGGTACGTGTCGCATTAATTGAGATAGGATTGCTATCAAAATAAGATTCGTTTAAATACCACCAAAAATACACCACTCAAGCTTTTTTATCAATGTAACCAATTGGTCTTCAACAGCTCAATttatttgtctattttttttaacattgttttgtGTCTTTTCGCCGTGTAACTAACAgtctttaaatgaatttatttaattttaaatgtttattttgaagtCTAGGTCATTAGT is a window from the Papilio machaon chromosome 23, ilPapMach1.1, whole genome shotgun sequence genome containing:
- the LOC106720057 gene encoding latrophilin Cirl isoform X3, which produces MKISNSRPKHQPVMMGQQVLEPLEKKVLIKRKSLLDLKSLLEDRGGTIEDRKSNTSNNRLYRLDNKVSFGETTVSDYGDRERCKRRYGGSRWCCSRIKTLMYLLLVVIFVDTRMQAEARSSEPRYETAYACEGKTLKIGCAEGSVIHLIRANYGRFSITICNDHGNTDWSVNCMSTRSLRVLHSRCSMHQNCSILASTNMFGDPCPNTLKYLEAHYQCVPASTTSTTNRPSPPWLITSQPTVWRSTLPPIPKSPVQTQQTERKKPTVITPPTFRPHITLPPEVKLGDIGTKKTTTRQPDTSSEREPPQIPHENIPEVKEEPKVIEPDVPKNEKPKERDDGIPPVTEETMQWPSKDEDSDSTSPVHMPPKENRTPDIDGDIFDNKIYSTSSTPNAGRRAAYCPQVTARGLHWNWTLAGQYAVQPCPGGATGLARWTCTLTSQHVVEERPRRRGAGLPSGENYRDLGLDQPSDRQLQIIRRLGSEALLKGRDGDTAEHMIDYRNAGAADVTHNVQVDGDFVYGEGMPAWHGATPDLSECRSVWLNSLEARVREGESLLSISNDLAQVTSSKTLYGGDMMTTTSIMKKLAQRMSQNMQTFPDPRQRETFVADMLLGVIKTGSNLLEESQRASWSDLSTDAQNRVASALLTQLEENAFLLADAVTKEKTILQIVKNICLSVRVLEVKSVEDETFPSIIAQEQWKASEDTITIPKAALLDNRQNDLVRIVFFAFDRLEEILPPTFGKSPQFAAHSADSAASSTSINSEREKNNISRVLNSKVISASLGNGRHIQLSQMVHLTMKHLKIENVTNPVCVFWDYTLHGWSPEGCQVEWSNLTHTGCACSHLTNFAILMDVHGVALSRHHEMALRLITLVGCGISAVALVAAIIVFQCCRNMKSDRVLIHKHLCWCLLIAEVIFMVGIDQTQDRILCGIIAGLLHYFFLAAFAWMFLEGFHLYAMLVEVFEPERPRARWYCAGAYLAPALVVLASAAARPAGYGTPHSCWLSTDHLFIMSFVGPVALVVTANWICLGLVIYMMCHHTSVSIKAKENSKLYKIKVWLNTSIVLAVLLGLTWTFGVLYLNEQTVAMAYAFTILNSFQGLFIFVFHCLLNEIFQKECARLGRRHPWLSCCVQFAAPSQPQHLPATGSSSNHVDTRPGSVKSRRYHQSTPADEDVVDPRDVTSSTNTSVAVSTTNNLVINTLNVVVNNNNHNNNNVINNAAVASLAAAAAAHNYHPHRNRRNSQENQSFSPSSNFGPTLNATGANFAHNIPEREPPAAMTHLRGPLNQGSGRYPPGYRQNVQQEHFF